A stretch of Corallococcus macrosporus DNA encodes these proteins:
- a CDS encoding FAD-binding protein, which produces MPPVIHESSQKRWQNWHQSYIQKLELLVDVWNEDASQSTVPGYIDTTRGLQGLIQRALTQRLELRGLGGGWSFTKAPATSGILVNTRPLNYLFPAPRTHPAHPGRREDLLFTQCGVSVAELNHFLKRIGKSLTTSGASNGQTIAGAIGTGTHGSNLETGAMQDFVVGLHLVVSPDRHVWLERASAPVINDEIPQKLGAELVRDDALFNAALVGLGGFGLVHGVLMEVVDLYYLQAYRRRMPLTEELWRAFDQLDFSGITLPGPPGLKPYHFTAVINPNDMDRGVFVTVMYKHARCPEGSTPPSPGSKLTQGDNGLEIIGVLTDMVSELTIPLLSRLMDRFYTEYENVCGTHGELFTDTTTRGKAWGSAVAVPLGRVRETVELALAINRAQPFPGLFGLRYTLPSRATLAFTQHAPMTCILDIDGTASTRTKSYNRRVWQQLAKSSIPHTYHWGKFHELDGPAVRGRYGEAHVNAWLEARRTLLPTPELRAAFANDYLRGLGLA; this is translated from the coding sequence ATGCCCCCCGTCATCCATGAGAGCAGCCAGAAGCGCTGGCAGAACTGGCACCAGAGCTACATCCAGAAGCTGGAGCTGCTGGTGGACGTCTGGAACGAGGATGCCTCCCAGTCCACGGTGCCCGGCTACATCGACACCACGCGGGGCTTGCAGGGGCTCATCCAGCGCGCGCTCACCCAGCGCCTGGAGCTCCGCGGCCTGGGCGGCGGCTGGTCCTTCACCAAGGCGCCCGCCACCAGCGGCATCCTCGTCAACACCCGGCCGCTCAACTACCTCTTCCCCGCGCCCCGCACCCATCCCGCCCATCCCGGCCGGAGGGAGGACCTCCTCTTCACGCAGTGTGGCGTCTCCGTCGCGGAGCTGAACCACTTCCTGAAGCGCATCGGCAAGTCCCTGACCACCTCGGGCGCCAGCAACGGGCAGACCATCGCGGGGGCCATCGGGACGGGCACGCATGGCTCCAACCTGGAGACCGGCGCCATGCAGGACTTCGTGGTGGGCCTGCACCTCGTCGTCTCACCGGACCGGCACGTCTGGCTGGAGCGGGCCAGCGCGCCGGTCATCAACGACGAGATTCCCCAGAAGCTGGGCGCGGAGCTCGTGCGGGACGATGCCCTCTTCAACGCGGCCCTGGTGGGCCTGGGCGGCTTCGGCCTGGTGCACGGCGTCCTGATGGAGGTGGTGGACCTCTACTACCTCCAGGCCTACCGCCGGCGGATGCCGCTCACCGAGGAGCTGTGGCGCGCGTTCGACCAGCTGGACTTCTCCGGCATCACGCTGCCGGGCCCGCCGGGGCTCAAGCCCTATCACTTCACGGCGGTCATCAACCCCAACGACATGGACCGGGGCGTCTTCGTCACGGTGATGTACAAGCACGCGCGGTGTCCGGAAGGCTCGACCCCGCCCAGCCCCGGCAGCAAGCTGACCCAGGGGGACAACGGGCTGGAGATCATCGGCGTGCTGACGGACATGGTCTCGGAGCTGACCATCCCGCTGCTGTCGCGGCTGATGGACCGCTTCTACACGGAATACGAAAACGTCTGCGGGACGCACGGCGAGCTGTTCACCGACACGACCACGCGAGGCAAGGCCTGGGGCAGCGCGGTGGCCGTTCCGCTCGGCCGGGTGCGCGAGACCGTGGAGCTGGCCCTCGCCATCAACCGCGCACAGCCGTTCCCCGGGCTGTTCGGACTGCGCTACACCCTGCCCTCCCGGGCCACGCTGGCGTTCACCCAGCACGCGCCCATGACGTGCATCCTCGACATCGACGGAACAGCGTCCACCCGCACGAAGTCCTACAACCGCCGCGTCTGGCAGCAGCTCGCGAAGTCCTCCATCCCGCACACGTACCACTGGGGCAAGTTCCACGAGCTGGACGGCCCCGCGGTGCGAGGCCGGTACGGCGAGGCACACGTCAACGCCTGGCTCGAAGCTCGCCGCACGCTGCTCCCCACGCCGGAGCTGCGCGCGGCCTTCGCCAATGACTACCTCCGCGGCCTGGGACTCGCGTGA
- the glpK gene encoding glycerol kinase GlpK has translation MAKAKYVLALDQGTTGTHVSILDTRLQVVGRSYKELPQHFPKPSWVEHDLIDIWNTSEWCIARALKDAGLTGKDIAVVGITNQRETTGLWDRETAEPLARAIVWQDRRTSDICQQLKAQGVEPRVREVTGLVLDPYFSGTKLTWLFNHLKGAKKRAERGDVCFGTMDSWLVFKLTGGTAHVTDVSNASRTLLMDLRTLNWDDELCSLMGVPRACLPEIRGNAEVYGTTRGMRSLPDGILVAGMAGDQQAALFGQACFTPGESKCTYGTGAFLLMNTGTQPVRSTAGLLTTVAWKLGNTTHYALEGSSFIAGAAVQWLRDGLKVIKKAPDVEALAASVKDSGDVVFVPALAGLGAPHWRPEARGLFAGIDRSTTVAHLARATLEGVALQIHDLAEAMRRDSGRDIPTFKADGGAAANNLLMQYQADLLGVPVVRPRNLETTALGAAFLGGLGAGVWTSPDAIRRAWKADRTFKPKMKPEVRARHLEKWKQAVARA, from the coding sequence ATGGCGAAGGCGAAATACGTCCTGGCGCTGGACCAGGGCACCACGGGGACCCACGTCTCCATCCTCGACACCCGGTTGCAGGTGGTGGGCCGCTCCTACAAGGAGCTGCCCCAGCACTTCCCCAAGCCGTCATGGGTGGAGCACGATCTCATCGACATCTGGAACACCAGCGAGTGGTGCATCGCGCGCGCCCTCAAGGACGCGGGCCTCACCGGCAAGGACATCGCCGTGGTGGGCATCACCAACCAGCGTGAGACGACGGGCCTCTGGGACCGCGAAACGGCCGAGCCCCTGGCCCGCGCCATCGTCTGGCAGGACCGCCGCACCTCGGACATCTGCCAGCAGCTCAAGGCGCAAGGGGTCGAGCCCCGCGTGCGTGAAGTCACGGGCCTGGTGCTGGACCCGTACTTCTCTGGCACCAAGCTCACCTGGCTCTTCAACCACCTGAAGGGCGCGAAGAAGCGCGCCGAGCGCGGCGACGTGTGCTTCGGCACCATGGACTCGTGGCTCGTCTTCAAGCTCACCGGCGGCACCGCGCACGTCACGGACGTGTCCAACGCCAGCCGCACGCTGCTCATGGACCTGCGCACGCTCAACTGGGACGACGAGCTGTGTTCGCTGATGGGCGTGCCGCGCGCGTGCCTGCCGGAGATTCGCGGCAACGCGGAGGTGTACGGCACCACGCGCGGCATGCGCAGCCTGCCGGACGGCATCCTCGTCGCGGGCATGGCGGGGGACCAGCAGGCGGCCCTCTTCGGCCAGGCGTGCTTCACGCCCGGCGAATCCAAGTGCACCTATGGCACGGGCGCCTTCCTCCTGATGAACACCGGCACCCAGCCGGTGCGCTCCACCGCGGGGCTGCTCACCACGGTGGCGTGGAAGCTGGGCAACACCACGCACTACGCGCTGGAGGGCAGCTCCTTCATCGCGGGCGCCGCCGTGCAGTGGCTGCGCGACGGGCTCAAGGTCATCAAGAAGGCCCCGGACGTGGAGGCGCTGGCCGCCAGCGTGAAGGACTCCGGCGACGTCGTCTTCGTCCCGGCGCTCGCGGGCCTGGGCGCGCCGCACTGGCGCCCGGAGGCGCGGGGCCTGTTCGCCGGCATCGACCGCTCCACCACCGTGGCCCACCTGGCGCGCGCGACGCTGGAGGGCGTGGCCCTCCAAATCCACGACCTGGCGGAGGCCATGCGCCGCGACAGCGGGCGGGACATCCCCACCTTCAAGGCGGACGGCGGCGCCGCGGCCAACAACCTGCTCATGCAGTACCAGGCGGACCTCCTGGGCGTGCCGGTGGTCCGCCCGCGCAACCTGGAGACCACGGCCCTGGGCGCGGCCTTCCTGGGCGGCCTGGGCGCGGGCGTGTGGACCAGCCCGGACGCCATCCGCCGCGCATGGAAGGCGGACCGGACCTTCAAGCCGAAGATGAAGCCCGAGGTCCGCGCGCGCCACCTGGAAAAGTGGAAGCAGGCGGTTGCGCGAGCGTGA
- a CDS encoding family 2B encapsulin nanocompartment shell protein, producing MANSQKDVAAHEGTSLSTAGARQLATTTKTQPVMQGISPRYLLSILPWVQVSGGTYRVNRRLTYTVGDDRLNFSNIGVKVEVIAQELLKLPLMRGFEDVDDLLIRTLAGRFIQQHYKAGDVIVEAGKAAEHVMLIAHGKAQKLTAGKYGDPVVLDTLADGDHFGDQAVVESNDVWPFTVKAVTACTVMALPQEVFESLITQSPALKAHVERYRANLKKPQDKAGQAAIALAAGHHGEPVLPGTFVDYELKPREYELSVAQTILRVHTRVSDVFNDPMNQTAEQLRLTIEALKERKEWELINNPEFGLLHNADLKQRINTRSGPPTPDDMDELVSRRRKTRYFLAHPRAIAAFGRECNKRGLYPTVVDVGGAKFQAWRGVPILPCDKLPISRENTTSIIAMRTGQDDQGVVGLHNAGIPDEVEPSLTVKRMAVNDQAITNYLVSTYYSAAVLVPDALGVLENVALGG from the coding sequence ATGGCGAACTCACAGAAAGACGTGGCGGCGCACGAGGGCACCAGCCTGAGCACGGCGGGTGCACGCCAGCTCGCGACGACCACGAAGACGCAGCCGGTGATGCAGGGCATCTCGCCCCGCTACCTGCTGAGCATCCTGCCCTGGGTGCAGGTGTCCGGCGGCACGTACCGCGTGAACCGGCGGCTGACGTACACCGTGGGCGACGACCGGCTGAACTTCAGCAACATCGGCGTCAAGGTGGAGGTCATTGCCCAGGAGCTGCTCAAGCTGCCGCTGATGCGGGGCTTCGAGGACGTGGACGACCTGCTCATCCGCACCCTGGCCGGCCGCTTCATCCAGCAGCACTACAAGGCGGGCGACGTCATCGTGGAGGCGGGCAAGGCCGCCGAGCACGTGATGCTCATCGCCCACGGCAAGGCGCAGAAGCTGACGGCCGGCAAGTACGGCGACCCCGTGGTGCTGGACACGCTGGCGGACGGCGACCACTTCGGTGACCAGGCGGTGGTGGAGTCGAACGACGTGTGGCCCTTCACCGTCAAGGCCGTCACGGCCTGCACGGTGATGGCGCTGCCGCAGGAGGTCTTCGAATCCCTCATCACCCAGTCCCCGGCGCTCAAGGCGCACGTGGAGCGCTACCGGGCCAACCTCAAGAAGCCGCAGGACAAGGCGGGGCAGGCCGCCATCGCGCTGGCCGCCGGTCACCACGGCGAGCCCGTGCTGCCCGGCACCTTCGTGGACTACGAGCTGAAGCCGCGCGAGTACGAGCTGAGCGTGGCGCAGACCATCCTGCGCGTGCACACCCGCGTGTCCGACGTCTTCAACGACCCGATGAACCAGACCGCGGAGCAGCTGCGGCTGACCATCGAGGCGCTGAAGGAGCGCAAGGAGTGGGAGCTCATCAACAACCCGGAGTTCGGCCTGCTGCACAACGCCGACCTCAAGCAGCGCATCAACACGCGCTCGGGTCCGCCGACGCCGGACGACATGGACGAGCTGGTGTCGCGCCGCCGCAAGACGCGCTACTTCCTGGCCCACCCGCGCGCCATCGCGGCGTTCGGCCGGGAGTGCAACAAGCGCGGCCTGTACCCGACGGTGGTGGACGTGGGCGGGGCGAAGTTCCAGGCGTGGCGCGGGGTGCCCATCCTCCCGTGCGACAAGCTGCCCATCAGCCGGGAGAACACCACCTCCATCATCGCCATGCGCACCGGTCAGGACGACCAGGGCGTGGTGGGCCTGCACAACGCCGGCATCCCCGACGAGGTGGAGCCGAGCCTCACCGTGAAGCGCATGGCCGTGAACGACCAGGCCATCACCAACTACCTGGTCAGCACCTACTACTCCGCCGCCGTGCTCGTCCCGGACGCGCTGGGCGTGCTGGAGAACGTGGCGCTGGGCGGCTGA
- a CDS encoding 4a-hydroxytetrahydrobiopterin dehydratase, which yields MAYDRTLLSPDALQTFLTQHPAWKHEGGMIRRTYEAPSFLDGIAFVERVAKAAEAADHHPDIDIRWRKVTLALVTHDAGGLTSRDTSLAAEADRLFTEGAAVR from the coding sequence ATGGCCTACGACCGCACGTTGCTCTCCCCGGATGCGCTCCAGACCTTCCTCACCCAGCACCCCGCCTGGAAGCACGAGGGCGGGATGATCCGCCGCACCTATGAGGCGCCCTCGTTCCTGGACGGCATCGCCTTCGTGGAGCGCGTGGCGAAGGCGGCGGAGGCCGCGGACCACCACCCGGACATCGACATCCGGTGGCGCAAGGTGACGCTGGCGCTGGTGACGCACGACGCGGGCGGCCTCACGTCCCGCGACACCTCCCTGGCGGCGGAGGCGGACCGCCTCTTCACCGAAGGGGCCGCGGTCCGGTGA
- a CDS encoding family 2 encapsulin nanocompartment cargo protein terpene cyclase, translated as MSKGRQKQPFQLPDFYVPWPARLNPNLESARAHTKAWSYQMGILGPPRDGTDREVWSERRFDGMDYALLCAYTHPEAPGPELDLITDWYVWVFYFDDHFLEVFKYSRDVKGGQAYLDRLPLFMPLDMTPPPEPVNPVERALWDLWQRTVPSMSMDWRRRFFENTKHLLDESMWEIENISEARVSNPIEYIEMRRKVGGAPWSSDLVEHAVAAEIPARVVKSRPMRVFKDTFSDAVHLRNDLFSYERELEEGELSNGVLVVERFLDCDTQRAADLVNDLLTSRLQQFEATFATELPWLFAEYALNPVEQAQVLTYLRGLQDWQSGGHEWHMRSNRYMNQHSEERPALSIPMPSGLGTAALRIPLTPGGLGLGPRARSLSHVPRQHVGPTKLPKFYTPYSTYLSPHLDRARRNSKDWARRVGMLAVVPGVGFYVWDDHKFDAADVALCGAYIHPDATPEQLDLTACWLVWGTYADDYFPMLYANTRDMAGAKLFTARLGQFMPEDVEAANAAVPTNPVELGLADLWKRTAGPLSPRGRMLFRKAIQDMTDSWVWELNNQLLNRVPDPVDYVEMRRKTFGSDLTMSLSRLSKGDAVPEDVFNTRTLRGLENSAADYACFVNDLFSYQKEIEFEGELNNCVLVVQKFLGVDKDEAVRVVNELMTARMKQFQHLVAKELPVVIRTFDLDAKAQEKLHKYVEQLQQWMAGIPRWHAEVARYTEEELRHDAAPKLKAGNLFGLGMSAARVAELFRSGRS; from the coding sequence ATGTCCAAGGGGCGACAGAAGCAACCGTTCCAGCTGCCGGATTTCTACGTGCCGTGGCCGGCGCGCCTGAACCCGAACCTGGAATCGGCCCGCGCGCACACCAAGGCGTGGTCGTACCAGATGGGCATCCTGGGGCCGCCTCGGGACGGCACGGACCGCGAGGTCTGGTCCGAGCGCCGCTTCGACGGCATGGACTACGCGCTGCTCTGTGCGTACACGCACCCGGAGGCGCCGGGCCCGGAGCTGGACCTCATCACGGACTGGTACGTCTGGGTCTTCTACTTCGACGACCACTTCCTGGAGGTCTTCAAGTACTCGCGCGACGTGAAGGGCGGCCAGGCCTACCTGGACCGGCTGCCGCTGTTCATGCCGCTGGACATGACCCCGCCGCCGGAGCCCGTCAACCCGGTGGAGCGCGCCCTGTGGGACCTGTGGCAGCGCACCGTGCCCTCCATGTCCATGGACTGGCGCCGCCGCTTCTTCGAGAACACCAAGCACCTGCTCGATGAGTCGATGTGGGAGATCGAGAACATCAGCGAGGCGCGCGTCTCCAACCCCATCGAGTACATCGAGATGCGCCGCAAGGTGGGCGGCGCGCCCTGGTCGTCGGACCTGGTGGAGCACGCCGTGGCCGCGGAGATTCCCGCGCGCGTCGTGAAGAGCCGCCCGATGCGCGTCTTCAAGGACACGTTCTCGGACGCGGTGCACCTGCGCAACGACCTGTTCTCCTACGAGCGCGAGCTGGAGGAGGGCGAGCTCTCCAACGGCGTGCTGGTGGTGGAGAGGTTCCTCGACTGCGACACGCAGCGCGCCGCGGACCTGGTCAACGACCTGCTCACGTCGCGGCTCCAGCAGTTCGAGGCCACCTTCGCCACGGAGCTGCCCTGGCTCTTCGCGGAGTACGCGCTCAACCCGGTGGAGCAGGCCCAGGTGCTCACGTACCTGCGCGGCCTCCAGGACTGGCAGTCCGGCGGCCACGAGTGGCACATGCGCTCCAACCGCTACATGAACCAGCACTCGGAGGAGCGCCCGGCGCTGTCCATCCCCATGCCCTCCGGCCTGGGCACCGCCGCGCTGCGCATCCCGCTGACGCCGGGCGGGCTGGGGCTGGGGCCGCGCGCTCGTTCATTGAGCCACGTGCCCCGCCAGCACGTGGGCCCCACGAAGCTGCCGAAGTTCTACACGCCGTACAGCACGTACCTCAGCCCCCACCTGGACCGCGCGCGCAGGAACTCCAAGGACTGGGCGCGGCGGGTGGGCATGCTGGCGGTGGTGCCCGGCGTGGGGTTCTACGTCTGGGACGACCACAAGTTCGACGCGGCGGACGTGGCCCTGTGCGGCGCGTACATCCACCCGGACGCGACCCCGGAGCAGCTGGACCTGACGGCGTGCTGGCTCGTCTGGGGCACCTACGCGGACGACTACTTCCCCATGCTCTACGCGAACACGCGGGACATGGCGGGCGCGAAGCTGTTCACCGCGCGGCTGGGCCAGTTCATGCCAGAGGACGTGGAGGCCGCCAACGCCGCGGTGCCCACCAACCCCGTGGAGCTGGGCCTGGCGGACCTGTGGAAGCGCACCGCCGGCCCGCTGTCGCCGCGTGGCCGCATGCTGTTCCGCAAGGCCATCCAGGACATGACGGACAGCTGGGTGTGGGAGCTGAACAACCAGTTGCTCAACCGCGTGCCGGACCCCGTGGACTACGTGGAGATGCGCCGCAAGACGTTCGGCTCGGACCTCACCATGAGCCTGTCGCGCCTCTCCAAGGGCGACGCGGTGCCGGAGGACGTCTTCAACACCCGCACGCTGCGCGGCCTGGAGAACTCCGCCGCGGACTACGCGTGCTTCGTCAACGACCTCTTCTCCTACCAGAAGGAGATTGAGTTCGAGGGCGAGCTCAACAACTGCGTCCTCGTCGTCCAGAAGTTCCTGGGCGTGGACAAGGACGAGGCCGTGCGCGTGGTCAACGAGCTGATGACCGCGCGCATGAAGCAGTTCCAGCACCTGGTGGCCAAGGAGCTGCCGGTGGTCATCCGCACCTTCGACCTGGACGCGAAGGCGCAGGAGAAGCTGCACAAGTACGTGGAGCAGCTCCAGCAGTGGATGGCGGGCATCCCCCGGTGGCACGCCGAGGTGGCCCGCTACACGGAAGAAGAGCTGCGCCACGACGCGGCGCCGAAGCTCAAGGCCGGGAACCTCTTCGGCCTGGGCATGTCCGCGGCCCGCGTCGCCGAGCTGTTCCGCTCCGGCAGGTCCTGA
- a CDS encoding ammonia-forming cytochrome c nitrite reductase subunit c552, whose amino-acid sequence MTEPEKAPEKRRRLSGTRLVVAVAVAAALASAAVTALLVNIMERKQEAKNPFYRVVELDDTITDPAVWGKNFPLQYDGYKRTVDQKRTRYGGSEAVARTPTQADPRSVVAQSRLEEDPRLVTMWSGYAFAKDFREERGHAYMLDDQVFTQRQQVTQQPGTCIHCHGSVYVPYKKLGDGDLIKGFEKMNQMPFAEARKRVEHPVSCIDCHDPSTMQLRVTRPGFIEGIAALKASQGVPDFKVNRDATRQEMRTYVCGQCHVEYYFKGKEKRLTYPWAKGINVDQIMAYYDEDGHADWTHALTGAKVLKAQHPEFEMYNQGIHAKSGVACADCHMPYQREGAMKVSDHHVRSPLLNINRACQTCHKWSEAELLQRAETIQTRTFQTRNIAMDALVDLIHDLERAQKAGAPEESLAKARDLQKRAQFYLDFVEAENSMGFHADQEAVRILSNSINFSRLGQNALRPEK is encoded by the coding sequence ATGACCGAGCCCGAGAAGGCTCCGGAGAAGCGCCGGCGGCTCAGCGGCACCAGGCTCGTGGTCGCGGTCGCCGTCGCGGCGGCGCTGGCCTCGGCGGCCGTCACCGCCCTGCTGGTCAACATCATGGAGCGCAAGCAGGAGGCGAAGAACCCCTTCTACCGGGTGGTGGAGCTGGACGACACCATCACGGACCCCGCCGTGTGGGGGAAGAACTTCCCGCTGCAATACGACGGCTACAAGCGCACGGTGGACCAGAAGCGCACGCGCTACGGCGGCAGCGAGGCGGTGGCGCGCACGCCCACCCAGGCGGACCCCCGCTCGGTGGTGGCGCAGAGCCGGCTGGAGGAGGACCCGCGCCTGGTCACCATGTGGAGCGGCTACGCGTTCGCCAAGGACTTCCGCGAGGAGCGCGGCCACGCGTACATGCTGGATGACCAGGTCTTCACCCAGCGGCAGCAGGTGACGCAGCAGCCGGGCACCTGCATCCACTGCCACGGCAGCGTGTACGTGCCGTACAAGAAGCTGGGGGACGGCGACCTCATCAAGGGCTTCGAGAAGATGAACCAGATGCCCTTCGCGGAGGCGCGCAAGCGGGTGGAGCACCCGGTGTCCTGCATCGACTGCCACGACCCGTCCACGATGCAGCTGCGCGTCACGCGCCCCGGCTTCATCGAGGGCATCGCCGCGCTCAAGGCCAGCCAGGGCGTGCCCGATTTCAAGGTGAACCGGGACGCCACGCGCCAGGAGATGCGCACGTACGTGTGCGGGCAGTGCCACGTCGAGTACTACTTCAAGGGCAAGGAGAAGCGCCTGACGTACCCCTGGGCCAAGGGCATCAACGTGGACCAGATCATGGCGTACTACGACGAGGACGGGCACGCCGACTGGACCCACGCGCTCACCGGCGCCAAGGTCCTCAAGGCGCAGCACCCCGAGTTCGAGATGTACAACCAGGGCATCCACGCGAAGAGCGGCGTGGCGTGCGCGGACTGCCACATGCCCTACCAGCGCGAGGGGGCGATGAAGGTCAGCGACCACCACGTGCGCAGCCCGCTGCTCAACATCAACCGCGCCTGCCAGACGTGCCACAAGTGGAGCGAGGCGGAGCTGCTCCAGCGGGCGGAGACCATCCAGACGCGCACCTTCCAGACGCGCAACATCGCCATGGACGCGCTGGTGGACCTCATCCATGACCTGGAGCGCGCCCAGAAGGCGGGCGCGCCCGAGGAGTCCCTGGCCAAGGCGCGCGACCTGCAGAAGCGCGCCCAGTTCTACCTGGACTTCGTGGAGGCGGAGAACTCCATGGGCTTCCACGCGGACCAGGAGGCGGTGCGCATCCTGAGCAACTCCATCAACTTCTCCCGCCTGGGCCAGAACGCGCTGCGGCCGGAGAAGTAG
- the nrfH gene encoding cytochrome c nitrite reductase small subunit, which translates to MPTASRTLLAVTLGTAIGVAVGVGGFTFAYAKGSSYLRDDPAACANCHIMNEQYDGWRKSSHHAVATCNDCHTPAGFVPKYYTKASNGFWHSFYFTTGTFPDPIRLRPGNRVVTENACRKCHASIVEAIETPPAGHEQVAPGEQLQCLTCHNSVGHPEGSGNPELIRKEIAR; encoded by the coding sequence GTGCCCACCGCATCCCGCACCTTGCTGGCCGTGACGCTCGGGACCGCCATTGGAGTGGCGGTCGGCGTCGGGGGCTTCACGTTCGCGTACGCGAAGGGGTCGTCCTACCTGCGGGACGACCCGGCCGCTTGCGCCAACTGTCACATCATGAACGAGCAGTACGACGGCTGGCGCAAGAGCAGCCATCACGCGGTGGCCACCTGCAACGACTGCCACACGCCCGCGGGCTTCGTTCCCAAGTACTACACGAAGGCGAGCAACGGCTTCTGGCACTCGTTCTACTTCACCACCGGCACCTTCCCGGACCCCATCCGCCTGCGTCCGGGCAACCGCGTGGTGACGGAGAACGCGTGCCGCAAGTGCCACGCCTCCATCGTGGAGGCCATCGAGACGCCGCCCGCGGGCCACGAGCAGGTGGCCCCCGGCGAGCAGCTCCAGTGCCTCACCTGTCACAACTCCGTGGGTCACCCCGAAGGGTCGGGCAACCCCGAGCTCATCCGTAAGGAGATTGCACGATGA
- a CDS encoding family 2B encapsulin nanocompartment shell protein, with the protein MSNDLKKFDDNNQSLGTQAARQLATTTKSEPQMQGISSRWLLKLLPWVQVSGGTYRVNRRMTYAVGDGRVTFTSTGAKVQVIPQELGELPLLRGYEDVDALTALANRFVQKEYKAGEVITEAGKEADSIVLIAHGKVNRIGTGKYGEPLVLETLADGDHYSYQALLESQDYWQFTAKAVTPVIALILQQSAFEAVVAQVPSLQKHIEDFKARSRKKQDTSGQKAIELAAGHHGEPVLPGTYVDYETHPREYELAVAQTVLQIHTRVADLFNDPMNQTQQQLRLTVEALKERKEHELVNNREFGLLHNADLKQRIHTRSGAPTPDDMDELLATVWKEPSFFLAHPRAIAAFGQECNKRGIYPTSIEMNGNHVPAWRGIPIVSCNKIPVSDTRTTSIMLMRVGEKNQGVVGLHQAGIPDEIEPSLNVRFMGINEKAIMNYLVTAYFSAAVLTPDALGILESVELGRS; encoded by the coding sequence ATGTCCAACGACCTGAAGAAGTTCGACGACAACAACCAGAGCCTTGGAACGCAGGCGGCGCGCCAGCTGGCGACGACGACCAAGTCCGAGCCGCAGATGCAGGGCATCTCCTCGCGGTGGCTGCTCAAGCTGCTGCCGTGGGTGCAGGTGTCCGGCGGTACGTACCGCGTCAACCGCCGCATGACCTACGCCGTGGGCGACGGCCGCGTCACCTTCACCAGCACCGGCGCCAAGGTGCAGGTGATTCCCCAGGAGCTGGGCGAGCTGCCCCTCTTGCGCGGCTATGAAGACGTGGACGCGCTCACCGCGCTGGCCAACCGCTTCGTGCAGAAGGAGTACAAGGCCGGTGAGGTCATCACGGAGGCCGGCAAGGAAGCGGACTCCATCGTCCTCATCGCCCACGGCAAGGTGAACCGCATCGGCACCGGCAAGTACGGCGAGCCGCTGGTGCTGGAGACGCTGGCGGACGGCGACCACTACAGCTACCAGGCGCTCTTGGAGTCGCAGGACTACTGGCAGTTCACGGCGAAGGCCGTGACGCCCGTCATCGCGCTCATCCTCCAGCAGTCCGCCTTCGAGGCGGTGGTGGCGCAGGTGCCGTCGCTGCAGAAGCACATCGAGGACTTCAAGGCCCGCTCCAGGAAGAAGCAGGACACGTCCGGCCAGAAGGCCATCGAGCTGGCCGCCGGCCACCACGGTGAGCCCGTGCTGCCCGGCACCTACGTGGACTACGAGACGCACCCGCGCGAGTACGAGCTGGCCGTCGCGCAGACCGTGCTGCAGATCCACACGCGCGTCGCGGACCTCTTCAACGACCCCATGAACCAGACGCAGCAGCAGCTGCGCCTGACCGTGGAGGCGCTGAAGGAGCGCAAGGAGCACGAGCTCGTGAACAACCGCGAGTTCGGCCTGCTGCACAACGCGGACCTGAAGCAGCGCATCCACACCCGCTCCGGCGCGCCGACGCCGGACGACATGGACGAGCTGCTGGCCACGGTGTGGAAGGAGCCGTCGTTCTTCCTGGCCCACCCGCGCGCCATCGCCGCGTTCGGGCAGGAGTGCAACAAGCGCGGCATCTACCCCACCAGCATCGAGATGAACGGGAACCACGTGCCCGCGTGGCGCGGCATCCCCATCGTGTCCTGCAACAAGATCCCCGTCTCCGACACCCGCACCACGTCCATCATGCTGATGCGCGTGGGTGAGAAGAACCAGGGCGTCGTCGGCCTGCACCAGGCGGGCATCCCGGATGAGATCGAGCCCAGCCTCAACGTGCGGTTCATGGGCATCAACGAGAAGGCCATCATGAACTACCTGGTGACGGCGTACTTCTCCGCGGCGGTGCTGACGCCGGACGCGCTGGGCATCCTGGAGAGCGTGGAGCTGGGCCGCTCGTAG